In Listeria monocytogenes, the following proteins share a genomic window:
- a CDS encoding DUF445 domain-containing protein, whose translation MSVLFTILLMAVIGGFIGAMTNYIAIRMLFRPYKAIYLFNKRLPFTPGLIPKRRDELAEHIGKVVVSHLLTEDAIRARLLDENLQKEITDTITKMFHEKMQLETTPNELLHHFGYENAEIRSMAWIEKTMEKEINHFLSTKKTTKMSDLIPTMLESELTTKLPHVTERITSKMALFVASEEGKSQIKQMLQKFFEEHGKMGSMARMFINVDSFSEKIQQEGLKLIDQEDTKNLINQLLTTEWKNFEAKELQELIPTEKQVHLAGQLTSELIQTFPHEKLFNQPIQVILRNYETTIVEKVIPFAVERMLDFVATHSAEIVERMDLAKLVETQIATFSLPEIEKLVVEISGRELKMITYLGGILGGFIGVIQGILAMWI comes from the coding sequence ATGTCAGTGTTATTTACGATACTTTTAATGGCAGTGATTGGTGGATTTATTGGCGCAATGACGAACTATATCGCCATCCGAATGCTTTTTCGCCCTTACAAAGCCATTTACTTATTTAATAAACGTTTACCATTTACACCAGGTTTAATCCCGAAACGGCGCGATGAACTAGCGGAACACATCGGAAAAGTAGTAGTGAGCCATTTACTTACCGAAGACGCCATTCGTGCTCGGTTGCTAGATGAGAATTTACAAAAAGAAATAACCGATACCATCACGAAAATGTTCCATGAAAAAATGCAATTAGAAACAACGCCTAATGAACTCCTACATCATTTTGGTTATGAAAATGCAGAAATCCGTTCTATGGCATGGATAGAAAAAACAATGGAGAAAGAAATTAATCACTTTTTATCTACTAAAAAAACAACGAAAATGAGTGATTTAATCCCAACGATGCTAGAGTCAGAATTAACGACCAAACTACCACATGTAACAGAAAGAATCACGAGCAAAATGGCATTATTTGTAGCAAGTGAAGAAGGCAAAAGCCAAATTAAGCAAATGCTGCAAAAATTCTTTGAAGAACATGGGAAAATGGGAAGTATGGCTAGAATGTTCATTAATGTCGATAGTTTCTCTGAAAAAATTCAACAAGAAGGCCTGAAACTCATTGATCAAGAAGATACTAAAAATCTAATCAACCAACTTTTAACAACCGAATGGAAAAATTTCGAAGCAAAAGAGCTGCAAGAACTTATTCCTACTGAAAAGCAAGTTCATTTAGCTGGGCAACTTACATCTGAACTTATCCAAACTTTCCCACATGAAAAATTATTTAATCAGCCTATTCAAGTGATATTACGTAATTATGAGACAACTATTGTAGAAAAAGTAATTCCTTTTGCAGTAGAAAGAATGCTTGATTTCGTAGCAACACATAGTGCGGAAATAGTGGAGCGAATGGACTTGGCGAAACTCGTTGAAACACAAATTGCCACTTTTTCTTTACCCGAAATTGAAAAACTTGTTGTAGAGATTTCTGGTAGAGAGTTAAAAATGATTACTTATTTAGGTGGGATTTTAGGTGGATTTATTGGAGTTATCCAAGGTATTCTCGCAATGTGGATTTAG
- a CDS encoding PLDc N-terminal domain-containing protein, which produces MDKTQIALIIPVILLYLALLLTAIIDLTKNWNERKNPVIWLVVIIVINIFGPIAYFIFGRKEEGS; this is translated from the coding sequence TTGGATAAAACGCAAATCGCATTAATTATACCCGTAATTCTTCTCTATTTAGCTTTACTATTAACAGCTATTATTGACTTAACAAAAAACTGGAATGAACGAAAAAATCCGGTTATCTGGCTAGTTGTTATTATCGTTATCAACATTTTTGGCCCAATTGCCTACTTTATTTTTGGCCGAAAAGAGGAAGGTAGCTAA
- a CDS encoding AAA family ATPase has product MRITSIDIIGYGKWSDAHFNNIANFQVFYGENEAGKSTIMAFIHSILFGFPTKQQSIPRMEPKNGGPYGGRLTLEDTPLGKVIIERLKGKATGDVRIYYGDGQTAGEEKLPEIIGEIDRNTYEAIFSFDIHGLQNIHQWKKKEFERYLLATGTTGSDALLKAAEALQKKLDSLYKPSGRNPLINQQLKKVKEAQQAFQNAKKQNAQYEELINEKEQAIVRQTELQKEKTTMRVELDALATLADLWPLYQEWKALSNKASETTEATFPPDGVIRLEHLHLREKEWQNQLIQLEERQKNLINNNNYEHSAFFAENEAEVTYLIETYAAFGEREIQLKNLKQEIKFQQVDTKQPLRIWSSELEQTMIHLKEKEQSHKEQQHDIQLKLKFTNDSEEKLQKKIDQIEAEMWDNKTFQQAKEKMQDSPKTSKTKTMVSLGIFAVAFVLMIVFQAIWSVALVFVSALIVGYAFITTGKSSPTNNEQILAFLEQKKIRQEWQQLLNEMDMVASQIAELRAAENKLSENIYQHTMELRHFFSDLGINTEPSSNWHYELSIYKKNSEKRQLAMELISKLEPLAEKQEAYRARLENLKLPIDYTDTEEKITFLRQGLLYYRNHLTENAKLAEKLEQVTMQLDLVKQDLLLVKKEKADLLERANVSNEEDFRMAAMRVKEEQKWRERLVLIEAQLEPEKREALNRYENQATIKEKELQLEESLRQIELEQEQLHASLAAQNHAIDKLEEGGTFAVLMQEFYSEKSKLQQISAEWTETKLALQMLQNTMQQLQEGKLPKTLKLASEYFNHLTSGNYRKVYLQDNRLQVESKGSIPFFPEELSQATKEQLYLAIRFALIDVIHKDFPLPIIIDDGFVHFDSSRMGQMMQLLQKRKSENQVIFFTCHQETRKYFSSEDIRVL; this is encoded by the coding sequence ATGAGAATAACATCTATTGATATCATTGGTTACGGAAAATGGTCCGATGCTCATTTTAATAATATTGCCAATTTCCAAGTATTCTATGGTGAAAATGAAGCCGGAAAATCAACTATTATGGCTTTTATACATAGTATTTTGTTCGGTTTCCCAACGAAACAACAATCGATACCACGCATGGAGCCAAAAAACGGTGGACCATATGGTGGAAGATTAACGCTAGAAGACACACCTTTAGGAAAAGTCATCATTGAACGCTTGAAAGGAAAAGCAACAGGAGATGTTCGGATATATTACGGGGATGGCCAAACTGCTGGAGAAGAGAAATTACCAGAAATTATCGGTGAAATTGATCGAAACACTTATGAGGCTATTTTTTCATTTGATATACACGGACTACAAAATATTCATCAATGGAAAAAGAAAGAATTTGAACGCTATTTGTTAGCAACTGGAACAACAGGATCGGACGCTCTTCTAAAGGCAGCCGAAGCATTACAAAAAAAATTAGATAGTCTATATAAACCAAGTGGGCGAAATCCACTAATTAACCAACAACTAAAAAAAGTAAAAGAAGCCCAACAAGCTTTTCAAAACGCAAAAAAACAAAATGCGCAATATGAAGAACTAATCAATGAGAAAGAGCAAGCGATAGTAAGACAAACAGAGCTACAAAAAGAAAAAACAACAATGCGAGTTGAGTTAGATGCATTAGCAACATTAGCGGATTTGTGGCCGTTATACCAAGAATGGAAAGCACTCAGTAACAAAGCTTCTGAAACAACAGAAGCTACTTTTCCGCCTGATGGAGTTATTCGTTTAGAACACTTGCATCTCCGAGAAAAAGAATGGCAAAATCAACTTATCCAACTAGAAGAACGCCAAAAAAATCTAATTAACAACAATAATTATGAACATAGTGCTTTTTTTGCCGAAAATGAAGCAGAAGTTACTTATCTAATCGAAACTTATGCAGCTTTTGGAGAGCGAGAAATCCAGTTAAAGAATTTAAAGCAAGAGATTAAGTTTCAGCAAGTCGACACAAAACAACCACTTAGAATATGGTCGAGCGAATTAGAACAAACAATGATTCACTTAAAAGAAAAAGAACAGTCCCACAAAGAGCAACAACATGATATCCAGCTAAAATTAAAATTCACTAATGACTCCGAAGAAAAACTCCAAAAAAAGATTGATCAAATAGAAGCGGAGATGTGGGATAATAAAACATTCCAACAAGCAAAAGAAAAAATGCAGGATAGTCCTAAAACTTCTAAAACTAAGACGATGGTTTCCTTGGGCATATTTGCAGTAGCGTTCGTCTTGATGATAGTTTTCCAAGCTATTTGGAGTGTAGCACTTGTTTTTGTTTCTGCACTTATAGTGGGTTATGCTTTCATTACTACTGGAAAATCTTCTCCAACAAATAATGAGCAAATTCTAGCTTTTTTAGAACAAAAGAAAATAAGACAAGAATGGCAACAACTTTTGAACGAAATGGATATGGTTGCTTCACAAATTGCTGAATTAAGAGCAGCTGAGAATAAACTAAGCGAAAATATCTACCAACATACGATGGAACTTAGACACTTCTTTTCTGACTTGGGAATAAACACTGAACCTAGTTCGAACTGGCATTACGAACTTAGCATCTACAAAAAAAACAGTGAAAAAAGGCAATTAGCAATGGAACTTATCTCCAAACTAGAACCATTAGCAGAGAAGCAAGAAGCATATAGAGCAAGATTAGAAAACTTAAAATTGCCTATAGATTATACGGACACGGAAGAAAAAATCACTTTTCTTCGTCAAGGTTTGCTCTATTATCGAAACCACCTAACTGAAAATGCAAAGCTCGCTGAAAAATTAGAACAAGTAACGATGCAATTAGACTTAGTTAAACAAGATTTATTACTTGTAAAGAAAGAAAAGGCAGACTTGCTAGAACGTGCGAATGTGAGTAACGAAGAAGACTTTCGTATGGCTGCAATGCGCGTAAAAGAAGAACAGAAGTGGCGTGAACGATTAGTTTTAATAGAAGCGCAACTTGAACCAGAAAAGCGAGAAGCTCTAAATAGATATGAAAATCAAGCAACTATCAAAGAAAAAGAGCTCCAATTAGAAGAATCACTACGGCAAATAGAATTAGAACAAGAGCAACTTCACGCCTCACTCGCAGCACAAAACCATGCAATAGACAAATTGGAAGAAGGCGGGACTTTCGCTGTGTTGATGCAAGAATTTTATTCAGAAAAAAGCAAATTACAACAAATCTCAGCTGAGTGGACAGAAACAAAACTAGCGCTTCAAATGTTGCAAAACACGATGCAGCAGTTACAAGAAGGAAAACTTCCAAAAACATTAAAACTGGCAAGTGAATATTTTAATCACTTAACTAGTGGGAACTATAGGAAAGTATACTTACAAGATAATAGGCTTCAAGTAGAAAGTAAGGGTAGTATTCCATTCTTCCCGGAAGAACTTAGCCAAGCGACTAAAGAGCAGCTATATTTGGCTATTCGTTTTGCACTAATTGATGTTATTCACAAAGACTTTCCCCTACCAATCATTATTGATGATGGATTTGTGCATTTTGATTCCTCGAGAATGGGGCAAATGATGCAGCTGCTTCAAAAACGAAAAAGTGAAAACCAAGTCATTTTTTTCACATGCCATCAAGAAACTCGCAAATATTTTTCCAGTGAGGACATACGCGTGCTATAA
- the fumC gene encoding class II fumarate hydratase, translated as MERIERDTLGEISVDATKYWGAQTERSKRNFAIGDNPMPIEIIYAFAQLKKATAKVNAAEGKLSEEKAIAIGQVCDQIIQGELDEHFPLVVWQTGSGTQSNMNVNEVIAHVANLTLSEGQIHPNDDVNMSQSSNDTFPTAMHIAAYGALVTKLLPEITKMEAVLTEKKNKYMHLVKIGRTHLQDATPLTLGQEISGWEACLTNNKNYLETSMKAILPLAIGGTAVGTGLNASRDFGDKVAEELMKQTGYPFTSDSNKYFALTSHSPINFVHGAIRSLASDLMKIANDIRLLASGPRSGIGELTIPANEPGSSIMPGKINPTQCEAMTMVAAQVMGNDTTINVAASQGNFELNVYKPVIIFNFLESVKLLSDSMRSFRVHCLEGLTANEKVIETKVNDSLMLVTALNPHIGYEKAAKIAKLAFEENTTLKEAAIKTGFVTEKQFDLWIDPLKMTNL; from the coding sequence ATGGAACGAATAGAGCGAGATACGCTTGGAGAAATTTCTGTAGATGCGACGAAATATTGGGGAGCGCAAACAGAACGAAGTAAAAGGAACTTTGCTATTGGTGATAATCCTATGCCGATAGAAATTATATATGCTTTTGCTCAATTAAAGAAAGCCACTGCAAAAGTAAACGCAGCAGAAGGAAAACTATCCGAAGAAAAAGCGATAGCGATTGGCCAGGTTTGTGATCAAATCATTCAAGGAGAACTAGATGAGCATTTTCCTTTAGTCGTTTGGCAAACCGGAAGCGGAACGCAGAGTAACATGAATGTCAATGAAGTTATCGCACATGTTGCCAACTTAACTTTAAGCGAAGGACAAATTCATCCGAATGATGATGTCAACATGTCGCAAAGCTCAAACGACACTTTTCCAACAGCGATGCACATTGCCGCATACGGGGCTTTAGTAACAAAACTTTTACCAGAAATAACTAAAATGGAAGCTGTTTTGACAGAGAAGAAAAATAAATATATGCATCTCGTTAAAATTGGCAGAACACATTTGCAAGACGCAACCCCATTAACACTTGGTCAAGAAATTAGTGGTTGGGAAGCATGTCTTACGAATAACAAAAACTATCTTGAAACAAGTATGAAAGCAATTTTGCCACTTGCAATTGGCGGGACTGCAGTTGGAACGGGCTTAAATGCCTCACGTGATTTTGGTGATAAGGTCGCCGAAGAATTGATGAAACAAACGGGATATCCTTTTACTTCTGATTCCAATAAGTATTTTGCTTTAACTAGTCATAGTCCGATTAATTTTGTTCATGGCGCCATTCGTAGCCTTGCTTCGGATCTAATGAAAATAGCTAATGATATCCGTTTATTAGCAAGTGGACCACGTAGCGGCATAGGTGAGCTAACAATCCCAGCTAATGAGCCAGGAAGCTCCATTATGCCGGGGAAAATAAACCCTACCCAATGTGAAGCAATGACGATGGTAGCGGCTCAAGTTATGGGAAATGATACGACAATTAACGTTGCCGCCAGCCAAGGAAACTTTGAACTCAATGTCTACAAGCCAGTTATCATTTTTAATTTCCTAGAATCTGTCAAACTCCTTTCAGATAGCATGCGTTCGTTCCGAGTGCATTGTTTAGAAGGACTTACTGCGAATGAAAAAGTTATTGAAACAAAAGTAAATGATTCGTTAATGCTTGTTACAGCTTTGAATCCGCACATTGGTTATGAAAAAGCTGCCAAAATCGCCAAGCTTGCTTTTGAAGAAAATACGACATTAAAAGAAGCCGCAATCAAAACTGGTTTTGTAACAGAAAAACAATTTGATTTATGGATTGATCCGTTAAAAATGACTAATTTGTAA
- a CDS encoding ABC transporter permease, translated as MTHFNALLAREWLEQRRSLKIIWLPIVFALLGLTQPLMMYFLPEILKAVGTGSETEQVVALMGNQSAQEVMAQTLGSQFDQIGIIIIIVVAMACIQNDRTRGMLAFIMTRPVSAAEYVLSKWVMQCVVGLSSLLIGYVLAVYYTYFLFGELAINSLTQGFFVYAVWFIFVISLVVFASAVFDSNAVVAMISVFIAIVLGIISGFGGWIQMFNPAYLSKNATMLIMSDKTMDYFIPTLCITILWIALLVSLTILMIKIKPLPKTE; from the coding sequence ATGACACATTTTAATGCTTTATTAGCAAGAGAATGGCTGGAACAACGTCGAAGTTTAAAAATTATTTGGCTTCCGATTGTATTCGCTCTTCTTGGGCTCACACAACCACTAATGATGTATTTTTTACCAGAAATTCTAAAAGCAGTAGGCACAGGATCGGAGACAGAACAAGTAGTTGCTTTAATGGGAAATCAATCAGCTCAAGAGGTTATGGCACAAACACTCGGTTCCCAGTTTGATCAAATTGGTATTATCATTATCATCGTTGTTGCGATGGCTTGCATTCAAAATGACCGAACTAGAGGCATGTTAGCGTTTATCATGACAAGACCAGTGAGCGCTGCGGAATATGTCCTATCGAAATGGGTAATGCAATGTGTGGTGGGCTTAAGTTCGCTTTTAATTGGCTATGTATTGGCTGTTTATTATACGTACTTTTTATTTGGAGAACTAGCAATCAATTCTTTAACGCAGGGATTTTTTGTGTACGCCGTCTGGTTTATTTTCGTAATTAGCTTGGTTGTTTTTGCGAGCGCAGTTTTTGATAGTAATGCCGTTGTTGCGATGATTAGCGTGTTTATAGCGATTGTTTTAGGTATAATCAGTGGTTTTGGCGGCTGGATTCAAATGTTTAATCCAGCATATCTAAGTAAAAATGCAACAATGCTAATTATGTCTGATAAGACGATGGATTATTTTATCCCAACACTTTGTATTACTATCTTATGGATTGCCCTACTTGTAAGCCTAACTATCCTAATGATAAAAATAAAACCACTCCCAAAAACGGAATAG
- a CDS encoding exonuclease SbcCD subunit D, with protein sequence MKEIQFLHMADLHLDSPFIGLSTLPQPLFSAIQESTFQSLERITTVAIKEAVDFVLIAGDIYDSEDQSVRAQARFAKEMKRLEAANIPVFMIHGNHDFIEKHKEKLALPSNVHVFSEQVEIMSHKTVTGVSVNIYGFSYNERHIRSSRVGEYKIQGDADFHIALLHGSEVSSSEEHDVYAPFRVQEISRKGFDYWALGHIHKRQLLAESPSIYYPGNIQGRNRKESGEKGASIITLSEASTTIDFIGTSPIIWEEAVITLPENSEINAFYRETTKLLESYQGRSHSYFLHIIVKMESKQKIDTNDWLQMLQEEVEITDNTFVWVHKLTTEITNQSNSQTWYESHLAGDEIKHSFETLQDESAFYQAVEALYLESGVSRYLDDLSEIDRERLLHDALMELGRTLAEVEGDDK encoded by the coding sequence ATGAAAGAAATCCAATTTTTACATATGGCTGATTTACATTTAGATAGTCCTTTCATTGGACTTTCGACACTGCCACAGCCGCTTTTTTCTGCCATACAAGAAAGCACATTTCAATCATTAGAACGGATTACTACTGTCGCGATAAAAGAAGCAGTAGATTTCGTTTTAATTGCTGGAGATATTTATGATAGTGAAGATCAAAGTGTTCGTGCTCAAGCGCGTTTTGCAAAAGAAATGAAACGATTAGAAGCAGCGAACATTCCTGTTTTTATGATTCATGGAAATCATGATTTTATAGAAAAACATAAAGAAAAACTCGCATTACCAAGCAATGTGCACGTTTTTTCAGAGCAAGTAGAAATAATGTCGCATAAAACTGTCACTGGTGTGAGCGTTAATATTTATGGATTTAGTTACAATGAACGCCATATTCGCTCAAGTCGAGTAGGTGAATACAAGATTCAAGGTGATGCTGATTTTCATATTGCGTTATTACATGGTTCAGAAGTTTCTAGTAGCGAAGAACATGATGTGTACGCCCCATTTCGTGTGCAAGAAATTAGTAGAAAAGGTTTTGACTACTGGGCACTCGGTCACATTCATAAGCGACAATTGCTTGCAGAGTCTCCTAGCATTTATTACCCAGGAAATATTCAAGGTCGAAATCGCAAAGAATCAGGTGAAAAGGGCGCCAGTATCATTACATTATCAGAAGCAAGTACAACCATTGATTTCATTGGAACAAGTCCGATTATCTGGGAAGAAGCCGTAATTACCTTACCAGAAAATAGCGAGATAAATGCCTTTTACCGAGAAACTACTAAGTTGTTAGAGAGCTATCAAGGAAGAAGTCACTCTTATTTTCTTCATATAATTGTTAAGATGGAAAGTAAACAAAAAATCGATACGAATGATTGGTTACAAATGCTTCAAGAAGAAGTAGAAATCACAGATAACACATTTGTATGGGTACACAAATTAACAACGGAGATAACGAATCAAAGTAATTCACAAACATGGTACGAATCACATTTAGCAGGAGATGAAATTAAGCATTCGTTTGAGACACTACAAGATGAATCTGCTTTTTATCAAGCAGTAGAGGCTCTGTATCTTGAAAGTGGAGTGAGTAGATACTTGGATGATTTGTCTGAAATTGATCGTGAGAGGCTACTACATGATGCTTTAATGGAATTAGGGAGGACGCTTGCGGAAGTGGAAGGTGATGATAAATGA
- a CDS encoding YlbF/YmcA family competence regulator produces MAVNIYDLAHDLDKGIRETPEFISLQDAYREVNENADAKAKFERFRDVQVTIQEKQMTGQEIDDETVDVAQKVAQEVQENELIVKLMEKEQAMSTIINDLNRIIMTPLQDLYNVAND; encoded by the coding sequence ATGGCAGTTAATATTTATGATTTAGCACATGATTTAGACAAAGGAATTCGTGAAACACCTGAATTCATCAGCTTACAAGATGCATACCGTGAAGTAAACGAAAATGCAGATGCAAAAGCAAAATTCGAACGTTTCCGCGATGTTCAAGTAACTATTCAAGAAAAACAAATGACAGGTCAAGAAATTGACGACGAAACAGTAGATGTAGCACAAAAAGTAGCTCAAGAAGTTCAAGAAAACGAGCTAATCGTTAAACTAATGGAAAAAGAACAAGCGATGAGCACAATTATCAATGATCTAAATCGCATTATCATGACGCCATTACAAGATCTTTATAATGTAGCTAACGACTAA
- a CDS encoding ABC transporter ATP-binding protein, with product MKNLEIQGLKKKYNGKWVIKGIDLTINEKECVALIGPNGAGKSTMINMIVQILTQDEGQITLDGQNAKSVREKIGFLPQYPEFYGWMSATECLHFMGKLSNMEKTDLKTRIKEVLLLVGLEESANKKISTYSGGMRQRLGIAQAILHRPELLVLDEPVSALDPIGRREMMLLLDKLKKEITILFSTHILKDAEEICDRIAIIKNGELVTDKTVAQLMEEESSPVFDVEFSGDSEAWQTLLLQNEHVEKIEKVGMVYQVYTTNQKAGSEAILKSLLQIDGEFIRVENRHQSLEEIFMEKVGK from the coding sequence ATGAAAAATTTAGAAATTCAAGGACTAAAGAAAAAATACAATGGCAAGTGGGTTATTAAAGGCATTGACCTCACTATCAATGAAAAAGAATGTGTAGCACTTATCGGGCCTAATGGTGCAGGGAAGTCAACCATGATTAATATGATTGTCCAAATCTTAACGCAGGATGAAGGACAAATTACTTTAGACGGTCAAAATGCAAAATCAGTTCGCGAAAAAATTGGTTTTTTACCGCAATATCCTGAATTTTATGGTTGGATGAGTGCGACAGAATGCCTTCATTTTATGGGAAAGTTATCTAATATGGAAAAAACAGATTTAAAAACACGCATTAAAGAAGTCTTATTATTAGTAGGTCTAGAAGAAAGTGCGAATAAAAAAATTAGCACCTATTCAGGTGGAATGCGACAACGACTTGGGATTGCTCAAGCCATTTTGCACAGACCAGAACTCCTTGTACTAGACGAACCAGTATCCGCACTTGATCCTATCGGTCGTCGGGAAATGATGCTGCTATTAGACAAACTAAAAAAAGAGATTACTATTTTGTTTTCCACACATATTTTAAAAGATGCAGAAGAAATTTGTGACCGCATTGCCATCATTAAAAATGGCGAACTGGTCACGGATAAGACAGTAGCACAACTTATGGAAGAAGAAAGCTCCCCTGTGTTCGATGTCGAATTTAGTGGAGATAGTGAAGCTTGGCAAACGTTGCTGCTTCAAAATGAACATGTGGAGAAAATTGAAAAAGTTGGAATGGTCTATCAAGTTTACACAACTAACCAAAAAGCTGGGTCAGAAGCTATTTTGAAATCTTTATTACAAATAGATGGTGAATTTATTCGTGTCGAAAACAGACACCAAAGCTTAGAGGAAATCTTTATGGAGAAGGTGGGCAAATGA